In Nitrosarchaeum koreense MY1, one genomic interval encodes:
- a CDS encoding radical SAM protein, whose product MMLNYDAPLYRPPSEARSLIFQVTLGCSFNECSFCDMYRSKQYSEKPWDEVKMEIDLMAKQLPDTRKIFLADGDALNLDSEYIVKIVKYLYEKFPNLERISCYAMPMNILKKTPEELKKMHDAGLDMLYLGIESGSDIVLKKVTKGAIAKTIIKSVNKAKDAGYIMSCMIILGLGGKTYSKEHIRGTAEVISACSPNYVGALTLYLENGIKQEFLEKFGEPFIRITDDESLEELYDLISQIETKEEIIFRANHGSNAYTIKGTFPQDKQAMLDKINWMKQHPEIMRPEGLRGF is encoded by the coding sequence ATGATGTTAAACTATGATGCTCCTTTGTACAGACCTCCCTCTGAGGCAAGATCATTAATTTTTCAAGTAACTCTAGGATGTTCCTTTAATGAATGCTCTTTTTGTGATATGTATAGATCAAAACAGTATTCAGAAAAACCATGGGATGAAGTAAAAATGGAAATTGATCTAATGGCAAAACAACTACCAGACACTAGAAAAATATTTTTGGCAGACGGTGATGCTCTAAATCTTGATTCAGAATACATTGTTAAAATTGTAAAATATCTTTACGAAAAATTTCCTAATCTTGAGAGAATTTCATGTTATGCAATGCCAATGAACATTTTAAAGAAAACTCCTGAGGAATTAAAGAAAATGCATGATGCTGGGTTGGATATGTTGTATTTGGGAATTGAAAGTGGTTCCGACATAGTTTTGAAAAAAGTAACAAAAGGAGCGATTGCAAAAACAATTATCAAATCAGTTAACAAAGCAAAAGATGCCGGTTACATAATGTCATGCATGATAATTTTAGGATTGGGTGGAAAAACATATTCAAAAGAACACATTAGAGGAACAGCAGAAGTAATCAGTGCTTGTTCTCCTAATTATGTAGGAGCCTTAACTCTCTATTTAGAAAATGGAATCAAACAAGAATTTTTGGAAAAATTTGGAGAGCCATTTATTCGAATTACTGATGATGAATCACTTGAAGAGTTGTATGATTTAATTAGTCAGATAGAAACTAAGGAAGAAATAATTTTTAGAGCAAATCATGGTTCAAATGCATATACGATTAAGGGCACATTTCCACAAGACAAGCAGGCTATGTTAGATAAAATAAATTGGATGAAGCAACATCCAGAAATTATGCGTCCAGAAGGACTGCGTGGCTTTTAA
- a CDS encoding ArsR/SmtB family transcription factor yields MANDPESKRLMWFIFAGSRGGLTRLRIISLLKKIPLNTNQLSKELGFDYKAIQHHIKVLEKNNMITKVGEKYSVMYFISTFLETNMETFEEIEGKLDKSK; encoded by the coding sequence ATGGCAAACGATCCAGAATCAAAAAGATTAATGTGGTTTATTTTTGCAGGCTCAAGAGGTGGATTAACACGTCTACGCATCATATCACTGCTTAAAAAAATACCACTTAATACAAATCAATTATCTAAAGAACTGGGCTTTGATTACAAGGCTATTCAGCATCATATCAAAGTTCTTGAAAAAAATAACATGATTACAAAAGTTGGAGAAAAATACAGTGTTATGTATTTTATATCTACATTTTTAGAAACCAATATGGAGACATTTGAAGAAATTGAAGGAAAACTGGATAAAAGTAAATAA
- a CDS encoding reverse transcriptase-like protein, producing MGISVYVDGSGGPDGGFGYFVKETGDSFYEKKPEITNNQAEYMAIIAALKNFANSTEEITIFSDSKNTISQLNHEFAINNEKLRELAREAWTLIGKFSKITLLWVPRKENLAGKMLGS from the coding sequence ATGGGAATTAGTGTTTATGTTGATGGATCAGGTGGTCCTGATGGAGGGTTTGGTTATTTTGTAAAAGAGACAGGCGATTCTTTTTATGAAAAAAAACCTGAAATAACTAATAATCAGGCTGAATACATGGCAATAATTGCAGCACTGAAAAATTTTGCAAATTCTACTGAAGAAATTACTATTTTTAGCGATTCAAAAAATACAATTTCTCAACTAAATCATGAATTTGCAATAAACAATGAAAAATTACGAGAACTTGCACGTGAGGCATGGACTCTGATAGGAAAATTTTCTAAAATCACTCTTTTATGGGTTCCAAGAAAAGAAAATTTAGCAGGAAAGATGTTGGGAAGCTAA
- a CDS encoding 4-hydroxybutyrate--CoA ligase encodes MAESIFLSPKSIAIIGASDKRGSVGATITSNIMNGFKGIVYPVSPSRPTVFYKTAYKSVMDIPKPVDLAVIVINNLLVADVLEECGKKKVKGVIIITAGFKEVDEEGAKREQKLKDIAKKYKIQIIGPNCLGVMNLDPKTMMNSTFLKVTPKSGKIALVSQSGAICAALVEDASAQGIGFSAVVSMGNKAAMSEVDILKMLANHNQTKVIVMYLEDMGDGQEFLKVCKNITKKLKKPVLVLKSGRSPEGAKAAMSHTGALMGSDEIYDALLKQSGAIRVDTMEELFDYATAFSKQPLPSKGELVIVSNAGGPAIISTDACSRLGIKMANIESIRPKINAVIPPWGSSRNPVDIVGDADFNRFSNVLDRVLAHPNVGSVISMCTPSGTLNYDKLAQVIVSMSKKHKKTMLASLMGLDEGITNREILAAGDVPYYTYAEGAIRTLAAMLKFANWIKTPEGKIPKFKVDKLKAKKIFDKVKKEKRPNLLEEEGQEVLKAYGLPLPKSALAKTEADAIKIAKQIGYPVVMKIASPQIIHKSDAGGVKVNLTNDLEIKEAFKTIIANAKKYNKNAEIKGVLIVEMVKGGKELIIGSKLEPGFGPVIMLGMGGIYVEVLKDVTFKLAPVTDKEADDMIASIKTQKLLQGVRGEKPSDIAKLSECIQRLSQLVTDFKEIKELDMNPVLVMEKGKGCKILDVRIGL; translated from the coding sequence GTGGCTGAATCTATTTTTCTCTCACCAAAATCAATAGCTATCATTGGTGCATCTGATAAACGAGGTAGTGTTGGAGCTACAATCACTTCAAATATTATGAATGGATTCAAAGGCATTGTTTACCCTGTTAGTCCTTCAAGACCAACTGTATTTTATAAAACAGCCTACAAGAGTGTAATGGATATTCCTAAACCCGTTGATCTTGCAGTAATTGTCATCAACAATCTTTTGGTTGCAGATGTATTGGAAGAATGTGGTAAGAAAAAAGTTAAAGGTGTTATTATCATCACTGCTGGTTTTAAAGAAGTTGATGAAGAAGGTGCAAAAAGAGAACAAAAACTAAAAGATATTGCTAAAAAATACAAAATCCAAATCATTGGACCAAACTGTCTTGGTGTAATGAATCTTGATCCAAAGACAATGATGAATTCTACTTTCCTTAAGGTAACACCAAAGTCAGGCAAAATTGCACTAGTATCGCAAAGCGGTGCAATATGTGCTGCACTTGTCGAAGATGCCAGTGCACAGGGAATTGGTTTTTCTGCAGTAGTTAGTATGGGAAACAAAGCTGCAATGAGCGAAGTTGACATTCTTAAGATGCTTGCTAACCACAATCAAACCAAAGTTATTGTAATGTATTTAGAAGACATGGGAGATGGTCAGGAATTTCTCAAAGTTTGTAAAAATATTACTAAAAAACTCAAAAAACCTGTTCTTGTTTTAAAATCTGGACGTAGTCCTGAAGGTGCAAAGGCTGCAATGTCTCATACTGGGGCTTTGATGGGCTCAGATGAAATCTATGATGCACTACTAAAACAATCAGGTGCTATTCGTGTTGATACAATGGAAGAACTGTTTGATTATGCAACAGCTTTTTCAAAACAACCGCTTCCTTCTAAAGGAGAACTTGTAATTGTATCAAATGCAGGAGGTCCTGCAATTATCTCAACTGATGCATGCTCTCGGCTAGGAATTAAAATGGCAAATATTGAAAGCATTCGTCCAAAGATTAACGCTGTAATTCCTCCTTGGGGAAGCTCACGTAATCCTGTAGATATTGTAGGTGATGCTGATTTTAATAGATTTAGTAATGTATTGGATCGTGTTTTAGCACATCCTAATGTTGGCTCTGTAATTTCAATGTGTACTCCATCTGGAACTTTGAACTATGATAAACTAGCACAAGTAATTGTTTCAATGTCAAAAAAACATAAAAAGACAATGCTTGCAAGTTTGATGGGACTAGATGAAGGAATTACTAATAGAGAAATTCTAGCTGCTGGTGATGTTCCATATTATACATATGCAGAAGGAGCAATTAGAACACTAGCTGCAATGCTAAAATTTGCAAATTGGATTAAAACACCCGAAGGAAAAATTCCTAAATTCAAAGTTGACAAATTAAAAGCAAAGAAAATTTTTGATAAAGTAAAAAAAGAGAAACGACCTAATCTATTAGAAGAAGAAGGACAAGAAGTTCTCAAAGCATATGGATTACCTTTACCAAAAAGCGCACTTGCAAAAACAGAAGCAGATGCAATAAAGATTGCAAAGCAAATAGGTTATCCTGTAGTGATGAAAATTGCATCACCACAAATTATTCACAAATCAGATGCTGGTGGTGTTAAAGTAAATCTCACAAATGATTTAGAAATTAAAGAAGCGTTTAAGACAATTATTGCAAATGCCAAAAAATATAATAAAAATGCAGAGATAAAAGGAGTTCTTATCGTAGAGATGGTAAAAGGTGGTAAAGAATTGATTATTGGTTCTAAACTAGAACCTGGATTTGGTCCTGTTATCATGCTTGGAATGGGTGGCATCTATGTTGAAGTTTTAAAAGATGTTACATTCAAACTTGCACCAGTAACAGACAAAGAAGCAGACGACATGATAGCATCTATTAAAACTCAAAAACTATTACAGGGTGTCAGAGGAGAAAAACCATCTGATATTGCAAAACTATCTGAATGTATTCAAAGATTATCTCAATTAGTTACTGATTTTAAGGAAATAAAGGAACTTGATATGAATCCAGTTCTTGTAATGGAAAAAGGCAAAGGCTGTAAAATTCTTGATGTTAGAATTGGTCTTTAA
- a CDS encoding 4-hydroxyphenylacetate 3-hydroxylase family protein gives MANVLKTIRTGNDYIESLRGRDLKVYLFGELVKEPVDHPMIRPSINAVAETYDLAVREEALASAHSSLTGLTVNRFLHIAESAQDLVLQNKMQRKLGQNTGTCFQRCVGMDALNSLHSTTFEIDEKHKTDYHKRFLEFVKMVQKENLVIGGAMTDPKGDRSKGPAEQDDPDLFTRIVDRDEKGIYVSGAKAHQTGCINSHWIILMPTVRLTENDKDWAVVGAIPADAKGVTYIYGRQSCDTRSMEEGDIDSGNAKYGGQEALMILDRVFIPWDKVFMHGEYEFASMLIERFTCYHRRSYVCKTGLGDVLIGAAAAIADYNGVPNVSHIKDKIIEMTHLNETIFAAGIASSHQGHKMKSGVYLNEDVLAQVCKHNVTRFPYEISRLAQDIAGGLVVTLPSEKDFRHPVAGPLLKKYLKGRKGADVENRMRILRLIENMTLGRNAVGYLTESMHGAGSPQAQRIQIQRQMQIGYKKNLAKNLAGITNDIEEPNEPSDYFNRIFKTKDSIL, from the coding sequence ATGGCCAATGTCTTAAAGACAATTAGAACTGGTAATGATTACATTGAAAGTCTTAGAGGTCGTGATCTCAAAGTTTACCTGTTTGGGGAATTAGTTAAAGAACCTGTAGATCATCCAATGATTAGACCATCAATTAATGCAGTTGCAGAGACATATGATTTGGCTGTACGTGAAGAGGCACTTGCTTCTGCACATTCATCTCTTACTGGATTAACCGTTAATCGATTTTTACATATTGCAGAAAGTGCACAAGATTTAGTTTTACAAAATAAAATGCAAAGAAAACTAGGACAAAACACTGGAACATGTTTTCAGAGATGCGTCGGAATGGATGCACTAAATTCTTTACATTCAACTACATTTGAAATTGATGAGAAACACAAGACAGACTATCATAAACGATTTTTAGAATTTGTAAAGATGGTTCAAAAAGAAAATCTGGTAATTGGCGGTGCCATGACTGATCCAAAAGGAGATCGAAGTAAGGGACCAGCAGAACAAGATGATCCTGACTTGTTTACCCGAATAGTTGACCGAGATGAAAAAGGAATCTATGTCTCAGGTGCTAAAGCACATCAAACCGGCTGTATCAATTCTCATTGGATAATTCTCATGCCTACAGTAAGATTAACTGAAAATGACAAAGATTGGGCAGTTGTTGGTGCAATTCCTGCTGATGCTAAAGGTGTGACTTACATCTATGGAAGACAATCATGTGACACAAGAAGTATGGAGGAAGGTGATATTGATTCTGGTAATGCAAAGTACGGTGGACAAGAAGCACTGATGATTTTAGATAGAGTATTCATTCCATGGGATAAAGTATTCATGCATGGTGAATATGAATTTGCATCAATGTTGATTGAACGCTTTACTTGTTACCATAGACGTAGTTATGTTTGCAAAACAGGATTAGGTGATGTTCTAATTGGTGCAGCTGCTGCAATAGCTGATTACAACGGAGTTCCAAATGTATCTCATATCAAAGATAAGATTATTGAGATGACTCATCTCAATGAAACAATCTTTGCTGCTGGAATTGCATCATCCCATCAAGGTCACAAAATGAAATCAGGAGTATATCTAAACGAAGATGTATTGGCACAAGTTTGTAAACATAATGTAACACGTTTTCCATATGAAATTAGTAGACTTGCACAAGATATTGCTGGAGGTCTAGTTGTAACCTTACCCTCTGAGAAAGATTTTAGGCATCCTGTTGCAGGTCCATTACTTAAAAAATATCTTAAAGGTCGTAAAGGGGCAGATGTTGAAAATAGAATGAGAATTCTCAGGCTAATTGAAAATATGACATTGGGACGAAATGCTGTTGGTTATCTTACTGAATCAATGCATGGAGCTGGTTCTCCACAAGCACAGAGAATACAAATTCAGAGACAGATGCAAATTGGATATAAGAAGAATCTCGCAAAAAACCTTGCAGGAATTACAAACGACATTGAAGAACCAAACGAGCCATCTGACTATTTTAATCGTATTTTCAAGACTAAAGATTCAATTCTTTAG
- a CDS encoding signal peptidase I encodes MLNKKLMSKGILKDILIVAIGVLVIWIGLQVVFGTQNPFYVVASGSMIPVLEVYDVLIVQGHVPFDDIKVGDIIVFNRPSGHDRVIVHRVASVIDDEPKTIRTKGDANPASIPGTDFPITKEEYIGKVAYVIPQVGYVTQLLKPPINYVIIVIVIGIMVVKQMTKKKNEKELSLQDPFKKNDSNVESTANIPELDKLEKDKAYSNHDNDSSTKAEKQESEKDQK; translated from the coding sequence ATGTTGAACAAAAAATTAATGTCAAAAGGAATACTCAAAGATATTTTAATTGTAGCTATAGGAGTACTTGTGATCTGGATTGGTCTACAAGTTGTGTTTGGAACACAAAATCCATTTTATGTAGTTGCAAGTGGAAGCATGATACCAGTTTTAGAAGTTTATGATGTATTGATTGTTCAAGGACATGTACCGTTTGACGACATTAAAGTTGGAGATATCATTGTATTTAATCGTCCCTCAGGACACGACAGAGTAATTGTTCATAGAGTTGCATCAGTTATAGATGATGAACCAAAAACCATCAGAACAAAAGGAGATGCAAACCCTGCCTCAATTCCAGGAACGGACTTTCCAATTACCAAAGAAGAATATATCGGTAAAGTAGCATATGTAATTCCTCAAGTGGGTTATGTCACTCAACTACTGAAACCTCCAATTAATTATGTAATTATTGTAATTGTCATAGGAATTATGGTTGTAAAGCAGATGACTAAAAAGAAAAATGAGAAAGAACTTAGTTTGCAGGATCCATTTAAGAAAAATGATTCTAATGTAGAGTCCACTGCAAATATTCCAGAATTAGATAAACTAGAAAAAGATAAAGCGTATTCAAATCACGACAATGATAGTTCTACTAAAGCAGAAAAGCAAGAGTCAGAGAAAGATCAAAAATAA
- a CDS encoding zinc-ribbon domain-containing protein: MSTELRLKKLRGSGGYVMATVNDQQQMKGNLGGPDLFLAPIGRLDSQRITKHFCNTCEKEFEGPPKIEFENPNEEVAENLILAEKGQYICNSCKAVIAEYREFKKQNETVDVGSAKPLEPSSQTVAPKILEPTQTQIKTETSVKSSTQPSSSTTVSSIEGLAVYDENAKKIGNAKQVGIDSNQSVVLLIIKNDGTEGSIPWNNIRKVGEVILLGNPTVAPQASQPGKCTKCGFSNKEGSKFCEECGSKLQ, encoded by the coding sequence ATGAGCACCGAACTTAGACTTAAAAAATTACGAGGATCTGGCGGTTATGTAATGGCAACTGTAAATGACCAGCAGCAAATGAAAGGCAACCTGGGAGGTCCAGATTTATTTTTAGCACCTATTGGAAGATTAGATAGTCAAAGAATCACTAAACATTTTTGCAATACATGTGAAAAAGAATTTGAAGGTCCTCCAAAAATTGAATTTGAAAATCCAAACGAAGAGGTTGCAGAAAATTTAATTCTTGCAGAAAAAGGTCAATACATTTGCAATTCTTGTAAAGCAGTAATAGCTGAATATAGAGAATTTAAAAAACAAAATGAAACAGTAGATGTGGGAAGTGCAAAGCCATTAGAGCCTTCTAGTCAAACTGTCGCACCAAAAATTCTAGAACCAACACAAACTCAAATAAAAACAGAAACTAGTGTAAAATCATCTACTCAACCAAGTTCATCTACTACAGTTAGCTCAATTGAAGGATTAGCAGTATATGATGAAAATGCTAAAAAAATTGGTAATGCAAAACAAGTTGGAATTGATTCTAATCAATCAGTAGTATTGTTAATTATTAAAAATGATGGAACCGAAGGAAGTATCCCATGGAACAACATAAGAAAAGTAGGAGAAGTGATTCTTTTAGGAAATCCAACTGTAGCACCTCAAGCTTCGCAACCAGGAAAATGTACAAAATGTGGATTTTCAAATAAAGAGGGTTCCAAATTCTGTGAAGAATGTGGCAGTAAGCTACAATAA
- the trxA gene encoding thioredoxin, with amino-acid sequence MGITEVSDAKSWEINVINSDIPVFVDFWAQWCGPCRMVSPVVEELANDYQGKVKFVKVNVDEANELASKYNVFSIPTLILLNKGEIVSQQVGAASKESYKNMIDRALQA; translated from the coding sequence ATGGGAATAACAGAAGTTTCAGATGCAAAGTCTTGGGAAATCAATGTGATTAACTCTGATATACCAGTGTTTGTTGACTTTTGGGCTCAATGGTGTGGTCCATGTAGAATGGTAAGCCCTGTAGTTGAAGAATTGGCAAATGATTATCAAGGTAAAGTAAAATTTGTCAAAGTCAACGTTGATGAGGCTAACGAATTAGCATCCAAATACAATGTCTTTAGCATTCCAACCTTAATTCTCCTTAACAAAGGTGAAATCGTTAGTCAGCAAGTTGGTGCTGCATCAAAAGAATCATACAAAAATATGATTGATAGAGCATTACAAGCATAA
- a CDS encoding zinc ribbon domain-containing protein, which produces MSFGEVDTLNMLFDKLQSLFDESQGYYESFLDTNNMYKKGLLSDKEFFQKLGDYVVAYSALEFLAIKVIFELKKSRGAGTGNTQSPGLMPGMGQPGMMSGIGMPRSGSAQNPVGGPPGIVSAKEAFGDVGTLPSPDPSLMPRRTVESSGNGCKSCGASLRPNAKFCTKCGTKA; this is translated from the coding sequence ATGTCATTTGGTGAAGTAGATACTCTTAACATGCTTTTTGATAAACTACAAAGCTTGTTTGATGAATCTCAAGGTTACTATGAATCATTTCTTGACACAAATAACATGTACAAAAAAGGTCTACTAAGTGACAAAGAATTCTTTCAAAAACTAGGTGACTATGTTGTAGCTTATTCTGCACTAGAATTTTTAGCAATTAAAGTAATTTTTGAGCTGAAAAAATCTCGTGGTGCAGGTACTGGTAATACTCAATCACCTGGATTGATGCCGGGAATGGGACAACCTGGAATGATGAGTGGAATTGGTATGCCAAGATCAGGTTCTGCCCAAAATCCTGTTGGTGGTCCTCCTGGAATTGTATCTGCAAAAGAAGCCTTTGGTGATGTTGGAACTTTACCATCTCCAGATCCATCATTAATGCCAAGAAGAACTGTTGAATCTAGTGGAAATGGATGCAAATCATGTGGTGCATCATTAAGACCAAACGCAAAATTTTGCACAAAATGTGGAACTAAAGCATAA
- a CDS encoding zinc ribbon domain-containing protein has translation MKVFDGKKAAQEYMSKHTLAFSTPELTLMRFAFWLGDTVPDPENKENSLPRMLTFMVEQDFAPILIDDDKYEPSGAVKSSNVYGNAFSKTSTDGKFCSECGTTLSDTAKFCPECGTTQD, from the coding sequence ATGAAGGTTTTTGATGGAAAAAAAGCAGCACAAGAATACATGTCAAAACACACTCTTGCATTTTCTACTCCAGAACTAACTCTTATGAGATTTGCATTTTGGTTAGGAGATACAGTTCCAGATCCTGAAAATAAAGAAAATTCACTTCCACGAATGCTAACATTTATGGTAGAACAAGACTTTGCACCAATTTTAATTGATGATGACAAATACGAACCATCTGGTGCTGTCAAAAGCTCAAATGTTTATGGAAATGCATTTTCAAAAACTAGTACTGATGGAAAATTCTGCTCTGAATGTGGCACAACTCTATCAGATACAGCAAAATTCTGTCCTGAATGCGGTACAACACAAGATTAA
- a CDS encoding dihydroorotase has product MTYDTVITNSHIILPQGMLDKNIIIDEEKIVGFTNDIPACDHKINGNGLISIPGPIDTHVHYGVYSPIDQAAKTESHAAAIGGITTMMRMLRLGNSFKNSLSDQLEAASKNHYVDYTIHASIFTPQQIKEMSYCIEKGITSFKIYMNLGGDVGHVYMDMAPYSTQLSEATVNVTDEIVEEIVKNATSLGCPVLVHAEDYESCACGIKTAKEKNRDGLPAWSESRSPEFEAKAIKTISKFGRDYDCTIYFVHIGSQKALEQIKEERKLGTKIFVETCPHYLTLSYENQKGYLAKVMPPIRTVQDNAAVWDALSHNLIDTIGTDHVANQLKLKLGGTDVWGALAGFPGIGTVIPILLSEGVNKNRISLEQFVKFTSTNAAKIFGMYPTKGTLDKGADADVTMINLKKENKVSSELFGGFSDYIVYEGMSLKGWPVKTIVRGQLVAEDFQVVGKLGHGKFVKRSIS; this is encoded by the coding sequence ATGACGTATGATACCGTGATCACAAATTCACACATAATTTTACCTCAAGGGATGCTTGACAAAAATATCATAATTGATGAAGAAAAAATCGTTGGTTTCACAAACGATATTCCTGCATGTGATCATAAAATAAATGGAAATGGTCTAATCTCAATACCTGGACCAATAGATACTCATGTTCATTATGGAGTATATTCTCCAATTGATCAGGCTGCAAAAACAGAATCACACGCTGCAGCTATTGGCGGAATTACAACGATGATGAGAATGTTACGACTTGGAAATTCATTTAAAAATTCATTGTCAGATCAACTAGAAGCTGCATCCAAAAATCACTATGTTGACTATACAATCCATGCATCTATTTTTACTCCTCAACAAATTAAAGAAATGTCTTACTGTATTGAAAAAGGAATCACTTCATTTAAAATTTACATGAATCTTGGTGGTGATGTAGGTCATGTGTATATGGACATGGCGCCATATTCAACTCAATTATCAGAAGCGACAGTAAATGTAACTGACGAAATAGTAGAAGAAATTGTAAAAAATGCAACATCACTTGGTTGTCCTGTTTTAGTTCATGCCGAAGATTATGAATCATGTGCGTGTGGAATAAAGACCGCTAAAGAGAAAAATCGTGATGGACTTCCTGCATGGTCTGAAAGCCGTTCACCAGAATTTGAAGCAAAGGCCATAAAAACAATTTCAAAATTTGGAAGAGATTATGACTGTACAATATATTTTGTTCATATTGGTTCTCAAAAAGCATTAGAGCAAATTAAAGAAGAACGAAAACTAGGAACTAAAATTTTTGTTGAAACTTGTCCACATTATCTTACACTGTCTTATGAAAATCAAAAAGGATATCTTGCCAAAGTCATGCCTCCGATTAGAACTGTTCAAGATAATGCTGCTGTATGGGATGCATTATCTCATAATCTAATTGATACTATAGGTACAGATCATGTTGCAAATCAATTAAAACTGAAACTTGGTGGTACTGATGTTTGGGGTGCTCTTGCTGGATTTCCAGGCATAGGTACTGTAATTCCAATTTTATTGAGTGAGGGTGTAAATAAAAATAGAATTTCACTTGAACAATTTGTAAAATTTACTAGTACAAATGCTGCCAAAATATTTGGAATGTATCCAACAAAAGGAACACTGGATAAAGGTGCTGATGCTGATGTTACAATGATAAATTTAAAAAAAGAAAATAAGGTTTCCTCAGAACTATTTGGTGGCTTTTCTGATTATATTGTATATGAGGGAATGTCACTGAAAGGATGGCCAGTTAAAACAATAGTAAGAGGTCAACTTGTGGCTGAAGATTTTCAAGTTGTTGGAAAATTAGGTCATGGAAAGTTTGTTAAACGTTCTATCTCCTAA
- the rpiA gene encoding ribose-5-phosphate isomerase RpiA — translation MSYDGAIEALSTDALKFVKDDFVIGLGSGRAATAFVKSLSSFIKIKNYNIRGVPTSLQIKLIAEKGGIPLVEAEQVDHIDIVFDGADQIDSQKFVIKGGGGALLRENILFNLAKKVVVMADKSKFVKNFTRSVPVEVHPQARNLVTYEIKKLGGKAELRLIDRGYPFFTENGNIILDCDFGVIKNPKILSQKIKQVAGVIESGIFIRKPDVIYRAKTGGKFDII, via the coding sequence TTGTCCTATGATGGTGCCATTGAGGCATTATCAACTGATGCATTAAAATTTGTAAAAGATGATTTTGTAATTGGATTAGGTAGCGGTAGAGCAGCTACTGCATTTGTTAAATCTCTTTCATCGTTTATAAAAATAAAAAATTACAACATCAGAGGAGTTCCAACTTCATTACAAATTAAATTGATTGCTGAAAAAGGAGGAATTCCATTAGTTGAAGCTGAACAAGTTGATCACATTGATATTGTTTTTGATGGTGCTGATCAAATTGATTCGCAAAAATTTGTCATCAAAGGTGGTGGTGGAGCTTTATTACGAGAAAATATTTTGTTTAATCTAGCAAAAAAAGTAGTAGTCATGGCAGATAAATCAAAATTTGTTAAAAACTTTACAAGATCAGTTCCAGTTGAAGTTCATCCTCAAGCAAGGAATTTAGTTACTTATGAAATCAAAAAATTAGGAGGAAAAGCAGAACTTCGTTTAATTGATAGAGGATATCCATTCTTTACAGAGAATGGAAATATTATTCTTGATTGTGATTTTGGAGTAATAAAAAATCCAAAAATCCTATCTCAAAAAATAAAACAAGTAGCAGGAGTAATAGAATCTGGGATATTTATCAGAAAACCCGATGTCATTTACAGAGCTAAAACAGGCGGTAAATTTGACATAATTTAG
- a CDS encoding 50S ribosomal protein L37e: MTRGTTSMGGFTKKKVHIRCRRCGNNAFHKRHHQCASCGFPEAKRRKYSWIKWYT, from the coding sequence ATGACACGCGGTACAACTTCTATGGGTGGTTTTACAAAGAAAAAAGTACACATTAGATGTAGAAGATGTGGTAATAATGCGTTTCATAAGAGACACCACCAATGTGCAAGTTGTGGATTCCCAGAGGCTAAACGCAGAAAGTATTCCTGGATTAAATGGTATACGTAG
- a CDS encoding LSm family protein codes for MSVDMAVKVLDESINQIVLIKLKGGKTIRGNLLGFDQHMNLLLDSSEEIPTEGNSKSLGTIVVRGDNVVMISPPPAAN; via the coding sequence ATGTCCGTTGATATGGCAGTAAAAGTATTGGATGAGAGTATCAATCAAATAGTATTGATAAAGCTCAAAGGCGGCAAAACCATTAGAGGTAATTTACTTGGTTTTGATCAGCACATGAACCTGCTACTTGACTCATCAGAGGAAATTCCTACTGAGGGCAATTCAAAAAGCCTAGGCACCATTGTTGTAAGAGGAGACAATGTTGTAATGATATCTCCTCCACCAGCAGCAAATTAG